From Halichoerus grypus chromosome 6, mHalGry1.hap1.1, whole genome shotgun sequence, one genomic window encodes:
- the DNASE1L2 gene encoding deoxyribonuclease-1-like 2 → MPLPPCPQGSPWEPEPAVPASISAEGVGPEQSSPSLDKGLKYPPGPWHHSCCGQTRGAGLVPQTHPQPGSPTSVLSLRYCPIHIPARPLCAMGGPQVLLAALWALGAAGAAALRIGAFNIQSFGDSKVLDPACGGIIAQILAGYDISLVQEVRDPDLSAVSALMEQINSLSRHEYSFVSSEPLGRDQYKEMYLFVYRKDAVSVVDTYQYPDPEDAFSREPFVVKFSAPRSAAGEFVLIPLHAAPHQAVAEIDALYDVYLDVIDKWGTDDLLFLGDFNADCNYVRERDWPSVRLRSSEVFKWLIPDSADTTVGNSDCAYDRIVACGARLRRSLKPQSAAVHNFQEEFGLDQAQALAISDHFPVEVTLKSH, encoded by the exons ATGCCCCTGCCACCTTGCCCCCAGGGCTCTCCCTGGGAACCGGAACCAGCAGTTCCAGCGTCCATCTCCGCAGAGGGGGTGGGGCCGGAGCAGTCCAGCCCCTCCCTGGACAAGGGCCTCAAATACCCTCCTGGGCCCTGGCACCACAGCTGCTGTGGCCAAACTCGGGGAGCCGGTCTTGTGCCACAGACACACCCCCAGCCTGGATCTCCAACCTCGGTCCTGAGCCTCAGATACTGCCCCATCCACATCCCAG CCCGCCCGCTCTGCGCCATGGGTGGGCCCCAGGTCCTGCTGGCCGCGCTATGGGCCCTGGGGGCCGCCGGAGCCGCGGCGCTGCGCATCGGCGCCTTCAACATCCAGAGCTTTGGCGACAGTAAAGTGTTGGACCCGGCCTGCGGCGGCATCATTGCGCAA atcttGGCTGGCTATGACATCTCGCTGGTGCAGGAGGTTCGAGACCCGGACCTGAGCGCCGTGTCCGCGCTCATGGAGCAGATCAACAg CTTGTCCAGGCACGAGTACAGCTTCGTGAGCAGCGAGCCCCTGGGTCGGGACCAGTACAAGGAAATGTACCTGTTCGTCTATAG GAAGGACGCGGTGTCGGTCGTGGACACGTACCAGTACCCGGACCCGGAGGACGCTTTCAGCCGTGAACCTTTCGTGGTCAAGTTCTCGGCCCCCCGCTCGG CTGCCGGGGAGTTCGTGCTCATCCCGCTGCACGCGGCGCCGCACCAGGCCGTGGCGGAGATCGACGCTCTCTACGACGTGTACCTGGACGTGATCGACAAGTGGGGCACGGAC GACTTGCTGTTCCTGGGCGACTTCAACGCCGACTGCAACTACGTGCGGGAGCGCGACTGGCCGTCCGTCCGCCTGCGCAGCAGCGAGGTCTTCAAGTGGCTCATCCCCGACAGCGCCGACACCACCGTGGGCAACTCGGACTGCGCCTACGACCGCATCGTGGCGTGCGGCGCCCGCCTGCGCAGGAGCCTCAAGCCCCAGTCTGCCGCCGTGCACAACTTCCAGGAGGAGTTCGGCCTGGACCAGGCTCAG gcCCTCGCCATCAGCGACCATTTTCCTGTGGAGGTGACCCTGAAGTCGCACTGA